In Micromonospora sp. WMMD980, the following are encoded in one genomic region:
- a CDS encoding DsbA family protein produces MTTPLQVTTARLRIPVGERDHVRGPVDAPVTIVEYGDFQCRFCGAAYPNLAEVLRQRADVVRLAYRHFPITNVHPYAENAAETAEAAGARGRFWEMHDWLYEHQDQLDPVHLSLGVEQVGLAPDEVSAEVGRQAHADRVRQDFVGGIRSGVNGTPTLFVNDTRHDGGYDLAELLAVVDAAAGA; encoded by the coding sequence ATGACGACGCCGTTGCAGGTCACCACCGCCCGGCTACGGATCCCGGTCGGCGAGCGGGACCACGTGCGCGGGCCGGTCGACGCGCCGGTCACCATCGTCGAGTACGGCGACTTCCAGTGCCGGTTCTGCGGCGCCGCCTACCCCAACCTGGCCGAGGTGCTGCGCCAGCGGGCCGACGTGGTGCGGCTGGCGTACCGCCACTTCCCGATCACCAACGTCCACCCGTACGCGGAGAACGCGGCGGAGACCGCCGAGGCGGCCGGCGCGCGTGGCCGGTTCTGGGAGATGCACGACTGGCTCTACGAACACCAGGACCAACTCGACCCGGTGCACCTGTCGCTCGGCGTGGAGCAGGTCGGGCTGGCGCCCGACGAGGTGAGCGCCGAGGTGGGGCGGCAGGCCCACGCCGACCGGGTCCGGCAGGACTTCGTGGGCGGGATCCGCAGCGGGGTCAACGGCACCCCGACGCTGTTCGTCAACGACACCCGCCACGACGGCGGCTACGACCTGGCCGAGCTGCTCGCCGTGGTGGACGCCGCCGCCGGCGCGTGA
- a CDS encoding BON domain-containing protein — translation MATETSTRTDREIRSAVRDALARAGLDDVGASVAGGVVTLTGRVDGYPAKWSAEQAAHRVAGVRAVADDLAVRIAAAPGRDDPEIAVAAVRALEWEAFAPVGALHVTVADGWVTLHGEVDWEYQRRAAERSVARLPGVCGLRNGIAVRAG, via the coding sequence ATGGCCACCGAGACGAGCACGCGTACCGACCGGGAGATCCGGTCCGCCGTGCGGGACGCGCTGGCCCGGGCGGGCCTCGACGACGTGGGGGCGAGCGTCGCCGGCGGCGTGGTGACGCTGACCGGCCGGGTGGACGGCTACCCGGCGAAGTGGTCGGCCGAGCAGGCCGCGCACCGGGTCGCCGGGGTGCGCGCGGTCGCCGACGACCTCGCCGTCCGGATCGCCGCCGCGCCCGGCCGGGACGACCCGGAGATCGCCGTCGCGGCCGTGCGGGCCCTGGAGTGGGAGGCGTTCGCGCCGGTCGGGGCGCTGCACGTGACGGTCGCCGACGGCTGGGTCACGCTGCACGGCGAGGTCGACTGGGAGTACCAGCGGCGGGCCGCCGAACGCTCCGTCGCCCGGCTGCCCGGCGTGTGCGGGCTGCGCAACGGGATCGCGGTACGCGCCGGCTGA